A genomic segment from Solenopsis invicta isolate M01_SB chromosome 5, UNIL_Sinv_3.0, whole genome shotgun sequence encodes:
- the LOC105205691 gene encoding probable ATP-dependent RNA helicase spindle-E → MASSINTSNCFISDESTNETYVKDYTEAEAEEYLKYMNSKDEGKKKSMLNTSFQQLKDSLQKLYVDDLAKVYRDCSFTYEPKFNNLPILSLKDKILSIIETNSVVIIQGPTGCGKTTQIPQFILDSYIKKKLNCNIIVTQPRRIAAISIAKRVSEEGGWRLGSLVGYHVGMRRESSKETRLTYCTTEILLQHLINLKHMLDYTHIILDEIHERDQHLDFLLLVIKRLLQTNSGQVKIILMSATISVTKFARYFSMKVENELVPAPIIKIPERRNFDIRTYYLDEINNLGPIPEVSVAEPKITSSMYNFCSLIIDALDEIDINDEETFASDSPQRHAVLIFLPGIYEIEELYNYLSSIYHQNKLWDIAILHSLISDDNEQRRIFQKPPEGYRRIILSTNIAESSITVPDVKYVIDFCLTKLLIFDPVTHYQSLQLCWASKTNCIQRAGRTGRVMDGRVYRLVPKLFYLNILDNYSTPEILRAPLANVVLRAKVLDLDEPRVLLSHALDPPTLSNLANTILSLKEVGALIDENNSYHMFDGKLTDLGNIMARLPLDIRISKLIMLGHVFGVLRDAIILGASMAVKSVFRIEQGHATMSCYMTRKKWARESDSDCIATLNVYRMWQNEKANRRLNTYQAEKQWAQRNGFNPKALRELDALVNEITNRLEKLKIKESTGINKVIWQGADRDFVLQVVLAGAFYPNYFVKRLQNREIYKDNVATLLGILDPMKTIFLRGWIINQPGYLYAKKLQEIFSKHLGIPQKQITISFDGSQRVYVQFREKEMTVDDSLQKVSEFVYQAIKMRQNNIPIEIKLLNVKEAHKRAKQYDPSKFERSLFFRKGLKETENDVPKIRPKLPGLDVTSIPLFMQNIISPGYFWVTLDNDITHNELQFIKRNLNELDSLEKFLFTPKASTIIAAPIEENNSLCYHRAIIKEFVSEVGELVDIFFIDCGYFSRVRFSDLRRIKNTVILEIPPLAFCCNLAFVQPSIQSNLYGQWSEKSKNYFEAQIKESKKMFGKIYSIVDSIINLELIVVNEKGKFNINKCLIEKEYAVEREEKYLSKHNHELRANVCNINTMSVEEKQFYEEEQYDKYHLLEYPNPPKEEDCVFKTKLQGPYSPLEMELSQLNLNEKMTKINIDANSVNSVLLDNDINQSRRLLVAQSTNQTSKNSLVLRNTTLLPNIPGLAALLALSFAPRMELRCNSHRTYYTGALCGLGPMNDRNDRAIFPDHDLEIQFDIKITMNDIKEINKLRYWMNIGMRFDNANDEDIICCQNEIKHILLELRDKQRTPLNLEDDEINSFNNKWNHYKKHLLPSVRETTSECDIYPLHKALELHEINEQTEEMLRHLSQLQQLALKDIRMERNVKAFCKLCETETFGLLELRGHLYSEKHIKKERQSELHLKLVQVLMRHGERTPLLKEMYPKDPYNVSIYEPWGLSQLTNQGKLTEYRIGTMLRQRYDKFLGSIYHPQDIYAVSTDIDRTKMSLQLMLAGLYPPDTTQLWNPDLPWLAIPTHYTPEKVDILFKSYKCPVYKAALAETKKMEEVRNKTVFYEDFYKFLSEKTESTIEELLNLYNLLTAQKNMNLTLPEWCTDDVYQRIKDVVMLEYDILSYTTQLKRLNGGALIKKFINNINKQSSRKMYVYSAHDTNIAAFAKAQNISEPKIPDYGSTFLFEKLQDDSGKLFVRIFFWTGITEKLLPIKLTDCDETCPLETYLKLVQDVIPSEIEMNCLWDKITREELLKMFDEKLYFN, encoded by the exons atggCTTCTTCAATAAACACAAGCAATTGTTTTATATCTGATGAATCTACAAACGAAACTTATGTAAAGGATTACACAGAAGCAGAAGCTGAAGAATATTTAAAG tacatGAACAGTAAAGATgagggaaaaaagaaatctatGTTAAATACGTCATTCCAACAATTAAAAGACAGTCTGCAAAAACTCTACGTGGATGATCTGGCTAAAGTCTATCGAGATTGCAGTTTTACTTATGaaccaaaatttaataatctaccTATTTTGTCCTTGAAAGATAAGATATTGTCAATAATTGAGACGAATTCTGTAGTCATTATTCAAGGACCAACTGGCTGTGGGAAGACTACTCAAATTCCACAATTCATTCTTGATTCTTATATTAAGAAGAAACTTAATTGCAATATAATag taacaCAACCAAGACGAATTGCCGCAATAAGCATTGCCAAAAGAGTAAGCGAGGAAGGAGGTTGGCGTCTTGGTAGCCTTGTGGGCTACCATGTGGGTATGCGAAGGGAAAGCTCCAAGGAAACCCGTTTAACTTACTGCACCACCGAAATTCTTCTGCAACATTTGATTAACTTAAAGCACATGCTGGATTACACGCACATTATATTAGACGAAATTCACGAACGTGATCAACATttagattttcttttattagtcattaaaagattgttacaaacaaattcTGGACAAGTTAAAATTATTCTCATGTCGGCAACGATCAGTGTAACAAAATTTGCGAGATATTTCTCTATGAAAGTAGAAAATGAGTTAGTTCCAGCGCCAATTATCAAGATTCCTGAGAGAAGAAATTTTGACATTCGTACATATTATTTAGATGAGATAAATAATCTAGGACCC ataccAGAAGTCTCTGTTGCGGAACCAAAGATCACTTCAAGCATGTACAATTTTTGTTCGCTTATCATCGATGCCTTAGATGAAATTGACATAAATGATGAAGAAACATTCGCCTCAGATTCGCCTCAGAGACATGCCGTTCTTATATTTTTACCCGGAATTTATGAAAttgaagaattatataattacttgtCATCAATTTaccatcaaaataaattatgggACATAGCAATCTTGCATTCATTGATTTCTGATGACAATGAGCAGCGTCGCATCTTTCAAAAACCTCCGGAAGGTTACAGACGCATTATACTTTCCACAAATATTGCTGAAAGTAGCATTACTGTGCCAGATGTAAAATatg tGATAGACTTTTGCCTCACAAAACTGCTCATATTTGATCCTGTAACTCATTATCAAAGTTTACAACTTTGTTGGGCGAGCAAGACAAATTGCATTCAACGAGCTGGTCGCACAGGTCGTGTAATGGATGGGAGAGTATATAGATTAGtgccaaaattattttatctc aatattttggACAACTACAGTACACCAGAAATACTTCGCGCCCCGCTCGCCAATGTCGTTCTTCGTGCCAAAGTCCTTGATCTCGACGAGCCACGTGTCCTTCTTTCACATGCTCTTGATCCACCGACTCTCTCTAATTTGGCAAATACCATTTTGAGCCTGAAAGAGGTCGGAGCCTTAATAGATGAAAACAATTCTTATCACATGTTTGATGGAAAATTAACTGATCTCGGGAATATAATGGCACGTCTTCCGCTCGACATacgtatttcaaaattaattatgttggGCCACGTTTTTGGCGTTTTACGAGACGCTATTATTTTGGGAGCCAGTATGGCCGTTAAGAGTGTCTTCCGTATAGAGCAAGGCCATGCTACAATGTCTTGTTATATGACTCGTAAAAAATGGGCCCGCGAATCTGATAGCGACTGCATTGCcactttaaatgtttataggATGTGGCAGAATGAAAAAGCAAATCGTCGATTAAACACTTATCAAGCTGAAAAACAATGGGCTCAGAGAAACGGATTCAACCCAAAAGCTTTGCGTGAATTGGATGCTCTGGTGAACGAAATTACTAATAgattagaaaaattgaaaattaaagaaagtacaGGAATAAATAAAGTTATCTGGCAag GTGCAGATCGCGATTTCGTGCTTCAAGTTGTTCTTGCTGGAGCTTTCTAtcctaattattttgttaaacgtTTGCAAAATCGAGAAATTTATAAAGACAATGTTGCAACGCTTTTGGGCATTTTAGATCCCATgaagacaatttttttaagagGTTGGATAATAAATCAGCCTGGATATTTATACGCTAAGAAACTGCAAGAGATTTTTTCCAAACATTTAGGGATTCCGCAAAAACAGATAACAATATCCTTTGATGGATCACAACGTGTTTACGTCCAATTTCGTGAAAAGGAAATGACCGTTGATGACAGCCTTCAAAAAGTATCAGAGTTTGTTTATCag GCTATTAAGATGAGGCAAAACAATATACCGATTGAAATAAAGTTGTTGAATGTAAAAGAAGCACATAAGAGGGCGAAACAATATGATCCCTCTAAATTCGAACGGTCTCTTTTCTTTCGTAAAGgtttaaaagaaacagaaaatgaTGTTCCTAAAATTAGACCAAAATTGCCAGGACTTGATGTAACTTCTATACCTCTGTTTATGCAAAAT attattagCCCTGGATATTTCTGGGTAACTCTCGATAACGATATTACTCATaatgaattacaatttataaaaagaaatctcaATGAACTTGATTCTttggaaaaatttctttttacgcCAAAAGCTTCAACCATAATCGCAGCTCCTATAGAAGAAAATAACTCTTTGTGTTACCATCGTGccataattaaagaatttgtcTCAGAAGTTGGAGAACTGGTCGACATTTTCTTTATCGATTGCGGTTATTTCTCTAGAGTACGATTTAGCGATCtaagaagaattaaaaacactGTAATCTTGGAAATTCCTCCTTTAGcattttgttgtaatttggcTTTTGTGCAACCTTCAATTCAAAGTAATCTTTACGGTCAATGGTcggaaaaatcgaaaaattattttgaagcaCAAATCAAGGAAAGCAAAAAGatgtttggaaaaatttattcaattgttGATAGcattattaatttagaattaattgttgttaatgagaaaggaaaatttaatattaataaatgtttgattGAAAAAGAATATGCTGTGGAAagggaagaaaaatatttatcaaagcaTAATCATGAATTAAGAGCAAATGTTTGTAATATTAACACGATGTCAGTTGAAGAGAAACAGTTTTATGAAGAGGAACAATATGAcaaatatcatttattagaA TATCCTAATCCACCTAAAGAAGAAGATTGCGTGTTTAAGACAAAACTCCAAGGCCCATATTCTCCCTTGGAAATGGAGTTGAGtcagttaaatttaaatgaaaaaatgacaAAGATAAATATAGATGCGAATTCCGTCAATTCCGTTCTTTTGGATAACGATATCAACCAATCGAGACGTCTTTTAGTCGCTCAGAGCACTAATCAGACCAGTAAAAATTCTTTAGTACTAAGAAATACCACTCTTTTGCCGAATATTCCCGGACTCGCAGCATTGCTTGCACTGAGTTTTGCACCGCGTATGGAGTTGAGATGCAATTCTCACAGGACTTATTACACAGGGGCTTTATGTGGTTTGGGCCCGATGAATGATCGTAATGATCGGGCTATATTTCCCGATCATGATTTGGAAATTcaatttgacataaaaattacaatgaatGATATAAAAGAG ataaataaattgcGCTACTGGATGAATATCGGGATGCGATTTGATAATGCCAATGATGAGGATATTATATGTTGTCAAAACGAAATCAAACACATTTTGCTCGAGCTAAGAGATAAACAAAGAACGCCACTAAATCTAGAGGACGACGAGAtcaatagttttaataataaatggaatcattacaaaaaacatttattgcCATCCGTTCGAGAAACTACGAGTGAATGTGACATATATCCGTTACATAAGGCGTTGGAACTACACGAAATAAATGAACAGACGGAGGAGATGCTGAGGCATCTTTCGCAATTACAACAGCTTGCCTTGAA AGATATACGCATGGAGAGAAACGTGAAGGCTTTTTGTAAATTATGTGAAACGGAAACTTTTGGTCTACTGGAATTGCGTGGTCATCTTTATTCAGAGAAACATATAAAGAAAGAGA GACAATCGGAGCTTCATTTAAAACTGGTTCAAGTG TTAATGAGACATGGAGAACGGACGCCGTTACTTAAAGAAATGTATCCCAAGGACCCGTATAATGTATCGATTTATGAGCCATGGGGTCTTAGCCAATTAACTAat CAAGGAAAGCTGACGGAATATCGAATTGGCACAATGTTGAGGCAACGTTACGACAAATTTCTGGGATCGATCTATCATCCGCAAGATATCTACGCTGTCAGCACGGATATTGATCGCACGAAAATGTCTTTGCAATTGATGTTAGCGGGATTGTATCCTCCAGACACAACACAATTGTGGAATCCGGATTTACCGTGGCTCGCCATTCCCACGCATTATACGCCTGAAAAAGTAGACATATTGTTCAAATCTTACAAATGCCCAGt ATACAAAGCAGCTCTAGCAGAAACGAAGAAGATGGAAGAGGTCCGGAATAAAACCGTATTTTACGaagacttttataaatttttgagcGAAAAAACCGAATCAACCATCGAAGAGTTGCTAAATCTTTACAATTTGTTAACAGCACAA aaaaatatgaatCTTACTCTACCGGAGTGGTGCACCGATGATGTCTATCAACGGATAAAAGATGTAGTCATGTTAGAATACGACATCCTCTCATACACGACTCAGCTGAAGCGATTGAATGGTGGTGCGTTGATTAAGAAGTTCATCAACAACATTAATAAACAATCAAGTCGTAAGATGTACGTGTACAGTGCCCACGATACGAATATCGCGGCGTTCGCCAAGGCTCAGAATATCAGCGAACCGAAAATACCAGATTATGGATCCACATTCCTATTTGAAAAGCTGCAAGATGATTCCGGCAAGCTTTTTGTCAGG ATTTTTTTCTGGACGGGCATTACGGAAAAGTTGTTGCCTATCAAGCTGACAGATTGCGACGAAACTTGCCCTCTAGAAACATATTTAAAACTTGTACAGGATGTGATACCTTCGGAGATTGAGATGAATTGCCTTTGGGACAAAATAACCAGAGAAGAACTGTTGAAGATGTTTGATGAAAAGCtctatttcaattaa